Proteins encoded by one window of Cinclus cinclus chromosome 14, bCinCin1.1, whole genome shotgun sequence:
- the RAB24 gene encoding ras-related protein Rab-24 encodes MSGRRVDAKVVLLGQEGVGKSSLVERCAHGRFRAGPYQNTIGAAFVAKVMTVGDQTVTLGIWDTAGSERYEAMSRIYYRGARAAVVCYDLTDSGSYQRAKFWVNELQSCEEGCRIYLCGTKSDLLEEDRRKRGVDFHDVQDYADEIKADHFETSSKTGQSVDELFQKVAEDYVNFSAFQVMTEDKGVNLGQRNSPYFYSCCHH; translated from the exons ATGAGCGGGAGGCGGGTGGACGCCaaggtggtgctgctggggcaggagggggtGGGCAAGAGCAGCCTCGTGGAGCGCTGCGCCCACGGCCGCTTCCGCGCCGGGCCCTACCAAAAC ACGATCGGAGCCGCTTTTGTGGCCAAGGTGATGACCGTGGGAGACCAGACAGTGACCCTGGGCATCTGG GACACGGCGGGCTCAGAGCGCTATGAGGCCATGAGCCGCATCTACTACCGGGGAGCCCGGGCTGCCGTCGTCTGCTATG ATCTCACCGACAGTGGCAGTTACCAGCGAGCCAAGTTCTGGGTGAAcgagctgcagagctgtgaggaG GGCTGCCGGATCTACCTGTGTGGCACCAAGAGCGACCTGCTGGAGGAggacaggaggaagaggggTGTTGACTTCCACGATGTGCAGGACTACGCTGACG AGATCAAAGCAGACCACTTTGAGACCTCCAGTAAAACGGGCCAGAGCGTGG ATGAGCTGTTCCAAAAGGTGGCCGAGGACTATGTGAACTTCTCTGCCTTCCAGGTGATGACAG aGGACAAGGGTGTCAACCTGGGCCAGAGGAACAGTCCCTACTTCTAcagctgctgccaccactgA
- the PRELID1 gene encoding PRELI domain-containing protein 1, mitochondrial isoform X2 yields the protein MGKYCASLGVLKGPWDQVFAAFWQRYPNPYSKHVLTEDIVHREVTPDHKLLSRRLLTKTNRMPRWAERFFPANVAHSVYILEDSIVDPKNRTMTTFTWNINHARLMVVEERCEYRVNPENSNWTEVKREAWVSSSLFGVSRAIQEFGLARFKSNVTKSTKGFEYVLARMQAKEATEKAKETALAATEKAKDLASKAATKKKQYV from the exons ATGGGGAAATACTGCGCCAGCCTGGGCGTCCTCAAGGGGCCCTGGGACCAGGTGTTCGCCGCCTTCTGGCAGCGCTACCCCAACCCCTACAG CAAACATGTCCTGACCGAAGATATTGTGCACCGGGAGGTGACGCCGGACCATAAGCTGCTCTCTCGGCGGCTCCTGACCAAGACCAACCGGATGCCGCGCTGGGCAGAGCGCTTCTTCCCAGCCAATGTCGCTCACTCCGTCTACATCCTGGAGGACTCTATCGTGGACCCCAAGAACCGAACCATGACCACATTCACCTGGAACATCAACCACGCTCGTCTCATG GTGGTGGAGGAGCGCTGCGAGTACCGGGTGAATCCCGAGAACAGCAACTGGACCGAGGTCAAGCGGGAGGCCTGGGTGTCTTCCAGCCTATTTGGCGTCTCGCGGgccatccag GAGTTTGGTCTGGCCAGGTTCAAAAGCAACGTGACCAAGAGCACTAAGGGATTTGAATATGTGCTAGCAAGAATGCAAG CCAAGGAAGCAACTGAGAAAGCCAAGGAAACAGCTCTGGCTGCTACGGAGAAAGCCAAGGACCTGGCAAGCAAGGCAGCCACCAAGAAGAAGCAGTATGTGTGA
- the MXD3 gene encoding max dimerization protein 3, translating to MEPAATSIQVLLQAAEFLEHREHRYPLGLTEAEHGYAALSPAPSRRAVGSVRSVHNALEKHRRAQLRCCLERLKQQVPVGAGPSRSTTLSLLHRARLHIQRLEEQELRARRAKDQLRDRQRSLQRRLELLLLPNDGERARADSLDSSRLSEPSEEEDAEVEVDGVVFSGDLLPSFGTGREHSYSSPHSLAS from the exons ATGGAGCCCGCGGCCACCAGCATCCAggtgctgctccaggcagcCGAGTTCCTGGAGCACCGCGAGCACCGATACCCGCTCGGCCTGACCGAGGCCGAGCACGGCTACGCCGCGCTCAGCCCTGCGCCGTCGCGCCGGGCCGTGGGCAGTGTCAG GTCGGTGCACAACGCGCTGGAGAAGCACAG GAGAGCCCAGCTCCGGTGCTGCCTGGAGCGGCTGAAGCAGCAGGTACCGGTGGGCGCGGGGCCGTCCCGTTCCACCACGCTGAGCCTCCTGCACCGTGCCCGGCTTCACATCCAG AGGCTGGAAGAGCAGGAACTGAGGGCACGAAGGGCTAAGGACCAGCTGCGGGACCGGCAGCGGAGCCTGCAGCGGcggctggaactgctgctcttGCCCAATGATGGGGAACGGGCACGGGCTGACAGCCTGGACTCGTCACGGCTCTCAGAGCCCTCCGAGGAAG AGGATGCTGAGGTAGAGGTAGATGGTGTGGTGTTCAGCGGGGACCTGCTGCCCAGCTTTGGAACCGGGAGGGAACACAGCTACTCCAGCCCCCACAGCCTGGCATCCTGA
- the PRELID1 gene encoding PRELI domain-containing protein 1, mitochondrial isoform X1 produces the protein MGKYCASLGVLKGPWDQVFAAFWQRYPNPYSKHVLTEDIVHREVTPDHKLLSRRLLTKTNRMPRWAERFFPANVAHSVYILEDSIVDPKNRTMTTFTWNINHARLMVVEERCEYRVNPENSNWTEVKREAWVSSSLFGVSRAIQEFGLARFKSNVTKSTKGFEYVLARMQGEAPSKTLVETAKEATEKAKETALAATEKAKDLASKAATKKKQYV, from the exons ATGGGGAAATACTGCGCCAGCCTGGGCGTCCTCAAGGGGCCCTGGGACCAGGTGTTCGCCGCCTTCTGGCAGCGCTACCCCAACCCCTACAG CAAACATGTCCTGACCGAAGATATTGTGCACCGGGAGGTGACGCCGGACCATAAGCTGCTCTCTCGGCGGCTCCTGACCAAGACCAACCGGATGCCGCGCTGGGCAGAGCGCTTCTTCCCAGCCAATGTCGCTCACTCCGTCTACATCCTGGAGGACTCTATCGTGGACCCCAAGAACCGAACCATGACCACATTCACCTGGAACATCAACCACGCTCGTCTCATG GTGGTGGAGGAGCGCTGCGAGTACCGGGTGAATCCCGAGAACAGCAACTGGACCGAGGTCAAGCGGGAGGCCTGGGTGTCTTCCAGCCTATTTGGCGTCTCGCGGgccatccag GAGTTTGGTCTGGCCAGGTTCAAAAGCAACGTGACCAAGAGCACTAAGGGATTTGAATATGTGCTAGCAAGAATGCAAG GAGAAGCTCCATCCAAAACACTGGTGGAGACAGCCAAGGAAGCAACTGAGAAAGCCAAGGAAACAGCTCTGGCTGCTACGGAGAAAGCCAAGGACCTGGCAAGCAAGGCAGCCACCAAGAAGAAGCAGTATGTGTGA
- the LOC134049496 gene encoding lateral signaling target protein 2 homolog, whose product MEECIPTQRHSRDYLVKFPEELLVDNLGNHMLFAAECLLAGTFLEMEESDGAQLRPQARNLLCSLELVRTVLREQSLSQPNSYPEPVRAVLIQFDQLFAEFELSYVSSLVAVKSPDEIYRQQEIIVLFCETVERALHLGYLTQEMIDGYEPLLMFTIPRLAIISGLLIYPEGPLSLERRPEEMSRVFSPFYNLLKKIRDLLWVLSAEELCLLERSLCTAEQEDPCSPDTPPAWGGAVPSVDTPAPFSLLEVPNATQPPSTCTTQLGPPSVVDDLGTDWHQECAVGRDQGQNGKSLSTGTGISDTIPGVMVTSPLHSPQPLRSGPGMGFHATPGARCSELRARCSELRSRYSSTKDMLHTLFVCISGVADQLQTNFASDMRSILKTVFKIVCSKAEPSEEQSGSKEKDGDSCVTHASRVADCPLCFRPAEATGRAGARHLPEWVPDSTCSQCSACRSPFTLLRRRHHCRSCGKIFCAHCSPNTAVLPHYSQTKPVRVCTHCYITHLPPMSRCARSQ is encoded by the exons ATGGAGGAGTGCATCCCCACGCAGCGGCACAGCCGTGACTACCTGGTCAAATTCCCCGAGGAGCTCTTGGTGGACAACTTGGGGAACCACATGCTGTTTGCTGCCGAG TGTCTCCTGGCTGGGactttcctggagatggaggagtCAGATGGGGCACAGCTGCGGCCCCAGGCCAGGAATCTGCTGTGCAGCCTGGAGTTGGTCCGGACAGTGCTGCGGGAGCAAAGCCTGAGCCAACCCAACTCCTACCCAGAGCCTGTCCGTGCTGTGCTCATCCAATTCGACCAGCTATTTGCAGAGTTTGAGCTGAG CTACGTGTCCTCACTGGTGGCAGTGAAGTCTCCTGATGAGATCTACAGGCAGCAGGAGATCATCGTGCTCTTCTGTGAGACAGTGGAGAG agccctgcaCCTGGGCTACCTGACCCAGGAGATGATTGATGGCTACGAACCACTGCTGATGTTCACCATCCCTCGCCTGGCCATTATCAG CGGTCTCCTCATCTACCCCGAGGGTCCCCTCAGCCTGGAGCGGAGACCTGAGGAGATGTCCCGAGTCTTCAGCCCCTTCTACAACCTCCTGAAGAAGATCAG GGACCTGTTGTGGGTGCTGTCAGCAGaggagctctgcctgctggagaGGAGCCTGTGCACAGCTGAACAGGAGGATCCCTGCAGTCCAGACACCCCTCCAGCTTGGGGGGGAGCTGTGCCCAGTGTGGACACCCCTGCTCCTTTCAGTCTTCTGGAGGTCCCTAATGCCACCCAGCCACCCTCCACCTGCACGACACAACTGGGACCCCCTAGTGTAGTGGATGACCTTGGCACTGACTGGCATCAGGAGTGTGCAGTGGGCAGGGATCAGGGCCAAAATGGCAAATCCCTGTCCACTGGGACAGGGATATCTGATACCATCCCTGGTGTAATGGTCACCTCCCCCCtgcacagcccccagccccttcGGAGTGGCCCAGGGATGGGGTTCCATGCCACTCCAGGTGCCCGCTGCTCAGAGCTTCGCGCCCGCTGCTCGGAGCTGCGTTCCCGCTACAGCAGCACCAAGGATATGCTGCACACCCTCTTCGTCTGCATCTCGG GGGTGGCTGATCAGCTTCAGACCAACTTTGCCAGTGACATGAGAAGCATCTTGAAAACGGTCTTCAAGATCGTGTGCTCGAAGGCGGAGCCCTCAGAGGAGCAGAGTGGCAGCA AAGAGAAAGATGGTGACTCCTGTGTGACACATGCTTCTCGCGTGGCTGACTGCCCACTGTGCTTCAGGCCTGCAGAGGCTACCGGGAGGGCAG GTGCCCGCCACCTGCCTGAGTGGGTGCCGGACAGCACATGCAGCCAGTGCTCTGCCTGCCGCTCGCCCTTCACCCTGCTACGCCGCCGGCACCACTGCCGCAGCTGTGGGAAG aTCTTCTGTGCCCACTGCTCACCGAATACCGCAGTGCTGCCCCACTATAGCCAGACCAAACCCGTACGTGTCTGCACCCACTGCTACATCACACACCTCCCGCCCATGTCCCGCTGTGCCCGGAGCCAGTGA